A DNA window from Hoplias malabaricus isolate fHopMal1 chromosome 5, fHopMal1.hap1, whole genome shotgun sequence contains the following coding sequences:
- the necap2 gene encoding adaptin ear-binding coat-associated protein 2 isoform X1: MAEDYESVLCVKPEVHVYRIPPRSTNRGYRASEWKLDEPAWSGRMKITAKNKTAFIKLEDKNTGELFAQAPVEQYPGSAVEAVTDSSRYFVIRIEDGNGRHAFIGIGFADRGDSFDFNVALQDHFKWVKQESELAKQEANQSSAPKLDLGFKEGQTIKISLGNIKKKDAVGGGKTRPGGSGLLPPPPGAKGGVLPPPSSQLTPHSPPAAVPSQTNAGLLLDFGSPSAPTQPSQDLWGDFTAAGSGTTQEPVKSGWVQF, translated from the exons ATGGCAGAAGATTATGaatctgtgttgtgtgttaaaCCGGAGGTTCATGTTTACAGGATTCCGCCGAGATCAACAAACCGCGGATACCG GGCATCTGAGTGGAAGCTGGATGAGCCAGCCTGGAGCGGACGAATGAAAATTACAGCCAAGAATAAAACTGCATTTATTAAACTTGAGGACAAGAacacag GGGAGCTGTTTGCCCAGGCTCCAGTGGAGCAGTATCCAGGTTCTGCTGTGGAAGCTGTGACAGACTCCAGTCGCTATTTTGTGATCAGGATAGAGGACGGGAACG GACGGCATGCGTTCATTGGGATTGGCTTTGCTGACCGCGGAGACTCGTTTGATTTCAACGTGGCGCTGCAGGACCATTTCAA GTGGGTGAAACAGGAGAGTGAGTTGGCAAAGCAGGAGGCCAATCAGAGTTCAGCTCCTAAGCTGGACCTGGGTTTTAAAGAGGGACAGACCATTAAGATCAGTCTTGGG AATATAAAGAAGAAGGATGCTGTGGGGGGTGGAAAAACTCGCCCTGGGGGCAGTGgtctcctccctcctcctcctggagCTAAAGGGGGTGTTCTTCCTCCCCCCAGCTCACAGCTGACACCCCACAGCCCGCCTGCAGCAGTTCCTTCCCAAACAAACGCAG GTTTGCTTCTGGATTTTGGGTCTCCTTCGGCCCCTACTCAGCCATCCCAGGACTTATGGGGGGATTTCACTGCAGCTGGATCAGG CACTACTCAAGAACCTGTGAAGTCCGGATGGGTGCAGTTCTAA
- the necap2 gene encoding adaptin ear-binding coat-associated protein 2 isoform X2 — protein sequence MKITAKNKTAFIKLEDKNTGELFAQAPVEQYPGSAVEAVTDSSRYFVIRIEDGNGRHAFIGIGFADRGDSFDFNVALQDHFKWVKQESELAKQEANQSSAPKLDLGFKEGQTIKISLGNIKKKDAVGGGKTRPGGSGLLPPPPGAKGGVLPPPSSQLTPHSPPAAVPSQTNAGLLLDFGSPSAPTQPSQDLWGDFTAAGSGTTQEPVKSGWVQF from the exons ATGAAAATTACAGCCAAGAATAAAACTGCATTTATTAAACTTGAGGACAAGAacacag GGGAGCTGTTTGCCCAGGCTCCAGTGGAGCAGTATCCAGGTTCTGCTGTGGAAGCTGTGACAGACTCCAGTCGCTATTTTGTGATCAGGATAGAGGACGGGAACG GACGGCATGCGTTCATTGGGATTGGCTTTGCTGACCGCGGAGACTCGTTTGATTTCAACGTGGCGCTGCAGGACCATTTCAA GTGGGTGAAACAGGAGAGTGAGTTGGCAAAGCAGGAGGCCAATCAGAGTTCAGCTCCTAAGCTGGACCTGGGTTTTAAAGAGGGACAGACCATTAAGATCAGTCTTGGG AATATAAAGAAGAAGGATGCTGTGGGGGGTGGAAAAACTCGCCCTGGGGGCAGTGgtctcctccctcctcctcctggagCTAAAGGGGGTGTTCTTCCTCCCCCCAGCTCACAGCTGACACCCCACAGCCCGCCTGCAGCAGTTCCTTCCCAAACAAACGCAG GTTTGCTTCTGGATTTTGGGTCTCCTTCGGCCCCTACTCAGCCATCCCAGGACTTATGGGGGGATTTCACTGCAGCTGGATCAGG CACTACTCAAGAACCTGTGAAGTCCGGATGGGTGCAGTTCTAA